The genomic segment TGTTGATACACATCATCAAGAATTTGATGATGATTCTTTTTTATCATGGACTGATCTGATTAATCAAAAAAATAAACCATATGACGATGAAGATCATGGAACACATTTAACAGGTCTTCTAATTGCTAAAGAATCATATGAAGGATTGATAAGCGGGGTTAATTTGAAAGGTATAGCCCCAAAAGCTAGGATTTTACATGTGAAAGCGATTCCAGCAAATCAATATTTTTATGATGGTGGTAACAGTAGTATCATTGCAGAAGGAATTCAGTTTTGCGTCGATCAACATGTTGATATCCTTGTCGTATCGATGGGAGTAAGTCCTGAAAAAATCAATTTTGCAGAAAAAAACAAAGTACTCCAAGCTCTTGATAGAGCAATCGCTTGTGGGATTTTTGTAATTGTTCCTGCTGGAAATGATGGACAGAATGATGATGGCGATGTTTGTTTTCCTGCAACTCATCCTCATGTTATCTCGGTAGGTTCCATAGCAAACAATTATCTGATATCTCCCTTTAGTTCGAAAGGTCATCAATATCCTGGAACCACAGATCCAAATAAAAAACCTGAATTGGTTGCTCCTGGAGAAAACATTCTTTCAACTCGGATCCATGGATCCTATGGAGAACTTTCTGGAACTGCACAAGCTGCAGTATATACCGCTGGCGTTCTTGCATTACTCTTGAATGCATATCCTGAATATAAACCATCCTGCCAGGAAGATATAAATACGACTGCGATACATGTTGTCAAACAGATATTAGCGCAATCTGCAAAAAAAATAGGAAATCTTGAAGGAGCAAAAGAGATTTTTACGCATGACGATTGGTATGGTTATGGTCTCATTCAAGCATATGATGCATATATCCAACTAGCTCAGTACAGATCATCATAACCAAAAGAGGAAACTTATATGAAGTTAAAATCTGATACTATATCTTTTGAAACACGCGGAGAAAATCATATCATTGACATCACACAAAAGATTGAAGAATGTATCGAAAAATCAACTATTAAAAATGGTATTGTATGTATATTTGTTCCTGGTTCAACGGGAGCACTGACAACAATAGAATACGAACCTGGTTTGCTTGAGGATCTACCTCAGATGTTTGAAAAAATTGCCCCAAAGAAAACAAAATATAGTCATCATGAAACATGGCATGATGATAATGGGCATTCTCATGTTCGTGCAAGCCTGATTGGAGCAAGTATTACAATGCCTATAGTAGACAATAAACTCGTACATGGAACATGGCAGCAGGTAGTT from the Candidatus Thermoplasmatota archaeon genome contains:
- a CDS encoding S8 family serine peptidase, with translation MITRRYIIVLSILLILAVSFGYLSLLPYSVPRANQWAEKAVQIDKLHMLGFDGSGVVIGIIDTGVDTHHQEFDDDSFLSWTDLINQKNKPYDDEDHGTHLTGLLIAKESYEGLISGVNLKGIAPKARILHVKAIPANQYFYDGGNSSIIAEGIQFCVDQHVDILVVSMGVSPEKINFAEKNKVLQALDRAIACGIFVIVPAGNDGQNDDGDVCFPATHPHVISVGSIANNYLISPFSSKGHQYPGTTDPNKKPELVAPGENILSTRIHGSYGELSGTAQAAVYTAGVLALLLNAYPEYKPSCQEDINTTAIHVVKQILAQSAKKIGNLEGAKEIFTHDDWYGYGLIQAYDAYIQLAQYRSS
- a CDS encoding secondary thiamine-phosphate synthase enzyme YjbQ, with protein sequence MKLKSDTISFETRGENHIIDITQKIEECIEKSTIKNGIVCIFVPGSTGALTTIEYEPGLLEDLPQMFEKIAPKKTKYSHHETWHDDNGHSHVRASLIGASITMPIVDNKLVHGTWQQVVFLEFDTHPRKRTVYVQIIGE